A single genomic interval of Calypte anna isolate BGI_N300 chromosome 3, bCalAnn1_v1.p, whole genome shotgun sequence harbors:
- the VIP gene encoding LOW QUALITY PROTEIN: VIP peptides (The sequence of the model RefSeq protein was modified relative to this genomic sequence to represent the inferred CDS: inserted 1 base in 1 codon), protein MEHRGASPLLLALALLSALCWRARALPPRGAAFPALPRLGNRMAFDGASEPDRAHGSLRSESDILQNTLPENEKFYFDLSRIIDRNARQDDGIFTSVYSHLLAXLAVKRYLHSLIRKRVSSQDSPVKRHSDAVFTDNYSRFRKQMAVKKYLNSVLTGKRSQEELNPAKLREEAELVEPSFSENYDSVDELLSHLPLDL, encoded by the exons ATGGAGCACCGCGGCGCCTCCCCGCTCCTCCTCGCCCTCGCCCTCCTCAGTGCCCTCTGCTGGCGGGCGCGGGCGTTGCCCCCCCGCGGGGCCGCCTTTCCCGCCCTGCCGCG ATTGGGAAACAGAATGGCATTTGATGGAGCCAGTGAACCTGACCGTGCCCACGGGTCATTAAGGTCTGAATCAGACATTTTGCAGAACACACTacctgaaaatgagaaattctaTTTTGATCTGTCCAGAATTATTGATAG AAATGCAAGGCAAGATGATGGGATTTTCACCAGTGTCTACAGCCATCTTTTGG AACTTGCTGTGAAGAGATATCTGCATTCGCTTATTAGAAAACGAGTTAG CTCCCAGGACAGTCCTGTCAAACGTCACTCTGACGCTGTCTTCACTGACAACTACAGTCGCTTTCGGAAGCAAATGGCTGTGAAGAAATACTTAAACTCAgttttaactggaaaaagaag CCAGGAAGAGCTAAACCCTGCTAAACTTCGAGAAGAAGCAGAACTTGTTGAACCTTCCTTTTCAGAAAACTATGATTCTGTAGATGAGCTGCTGAGCCACCTCCCACTG gaCCTCTGA